A portion of the Adhaeribacter radiodurans genome contains these proteins:
- a CDS encoding M23 family metallopeptidase: MRLSKFFVLVAFFSVLFPGVNAQNPEEADSYFLFPIHPGRQNYLSGSMGEIRPNHFHGGIDIKTDGVTGLPVYAAADGYISKIEVSSYGYGYMLYLAHPNGLTTTYAHLESFAPAIEQYVLEMQYAKQSFDVKLTPGKDQFVFKRGDIIAKSGNTGGSMGPHLHFEVRDAKNNLLNPLKYGFKEIQDNVAPEVIAIAFKTLSIDARLNHLFGRLEFPAIKNAPNSYILKDTIRANGVLGLEFNAFDRYTGAWNKNGVQEVNVFVGGKPHYTHLLDNIPFDYQRMVSWHVNYENLKMTGKNFQKCYIDDGNTLPLYNTGAHKGKFKINPGATYPVTMQFKDSYNNTTTLQFIIQGTLPAATHTFANSVKKQQINYEVVEDVLKIAAVDTGSIPKNINLFIRNKRYDLVPSYTVQSNSVYLYDLRGGLPDSLVFNGKTKKFFFRQTIPAGTDYSYADNHVTLQFYPNTIFDTLFLWSGYEAGVWSINDINTPLFQPLKVTFKPEEPILDKTTAGAVWLGRGNSRAFINGVWKDDQFTFTTRNLGKYKIMNDLKPPTVKLLSKSPTLVRFKVGDDLSGLASYRAELNGQFLLLKYEHKAAMLYSERLNKKVPLSGELKLWVKDAVGRETVYTTRI; encoded by the coding sequence TTGAGATTAAGTAAGTTTTTCGTTTTAGTAGCTTTTTTCAGCGTATTGTTCCCGGGGGTTAACGCCCAAAATCCCGAAGAAGCCGATAGTTATTTTTTATTTCCAATTCATCCGGGCCGCCAGAATTATTTATCGGGCAGCATGGGCGAAATCCGACCCAATCACTTTCACGGGGGTATTGATATTAAAACCGATGGCGTAACCGGTTTACCAGTTTATGCTGCCGCCGATGGGTATATTTCCAAGATTGAGGTTTCCAGCTACGGGTATGGGTATATGCTGTACCTGGCTCACCCGAACGGCTTAACCACCACTTACGCCCACCTCGAAAGTTTTGCTCCGGCTATTGAACAATACGTACTGGAAATGCAGTATGCCAAGCAATCTTTCGACGTAAAATTAACCCCTGGAAAAGACCAGTTTGTTTTTAAAAGAGGCGATATAATTGCTAAATCCGGCAATACCGGCGGATCAATGGGGCCGCACTTGCATTTTGAAGTACGTGACGCCAAAAATAATTTACTAAATCCTCTAAAATACGGCTTCAAAGAAATTCAGGATAATGTGGCACCCGAAGTAATTGCCATTGCTTTTAAAACCTTGAGTATTGATGCCCGCCTGAATCATTTATTTGGCCGGCTAGAGTTCCCGGCCATAAAAAATGCTCCTAATTCCTACATTTTAAAAGATACTATCCGGGCAAATGGCGTGCTGGGGTTAGAATTTAATGCTTTCGACCGGTATACCGGAGCCTGGAATAAGAACGGGGTGCAGGAAGTAAACGTTTTTGTGGGCGGAAAACCGCATTATACTCATTTACTCGATAATATTCCTTTTGATTACCAGCGCATGGTGTCGTGGCACGTAAATTACGAAAACCTGAAAATGACCGGTAAGAACTTTCAGAAGTGCTATATTGATGATGGCAATACTTTACCACTTTACAATACCGGCGCTCATAAAGGGAAATTTAAAATTAACCCAGGAGCTACTTACCCGGTAACCATGCAGTTTAAAGATTCTTACAACAATACCACCACCCTGCAATTCATTATTCAAGGCACTTTGCCAGCAGCTACCCATACTTTTGCTAATTCAGTAAAAAAACAGCAGATTAATTACGAAGTAGTCGAAGATGTTCTTAAAATAGCGGCAGTAGACACCGGAAGCATTCCCAAAAACATAAATCTTTTTATCCGGAATAAACGGTACGATCTGGTACCGAGCTATACCGTGCAATCCAACTCCGTTTATTTGTACGATTTGCGGGGCGGCCTACCCGACTCCCTTGTTTTTAACGGTAAAACTAAAAAGTTTTTCTTCCGGCAAACCATTCCAGCCGGCACCGATTATTCTTACGCCGACAACCACGTAACTTTACAATTTTATCCTAATACAATTTTTGACACTCTATTCCTCTGGTCTGGTTACGAGGCAGGTGTCTGGTCTATTAATGATATTAACACCCCACTTTTTCAGCCGTTAAAAGTAACTTTTAAACCCGAAGAACCTATTCTGGATAAAACTACAGCGGGAGCCGTGTGGCTGGGCCGGGGCAATAGCCGCGCCTTTATTAACGGAGTCTGGAAAGACGATCAGTTTACTTTTACTACCCGCAACCTGGGCAAGTACAAAATAATGAACGACCTCAAGCCTCCCACTGTAAAATTACTTTCTAAATCTCCTACCCTGGTTCGATTTAAAGTAGGCGACGATTTATCGGGTTTAGCTTCTTACCGCGCCGAATTAAACGGCCAGTTTCTTTTACTTAAGTACGAACACAAAGCTGCTATGCTTTATTCCGAAAGGTTAAACAAAAAAGTACCGTTATCGGGCGAGCTAAAGTTATGGGTAAAAGATGCCGTGGGGCGCGAAACCGTATATACTACCCGCATTTAA
- the bcp gene encoding thioredoxin-dependent thiol peroxidase, giving the protein MALQIGDRAPDFAIPDQDGIVHKLSDYQGRKLVIYFYPKDDTPGCTAQACNLRDNYYDLRLKGYEVIGLSVDSEKSHQKFIQKFELPFTLLSDTDKKMVEAYGVWQEKSMYGRKYMGTMRYTFIIDEKGIIQDIITKVDTKDHAAQLVKS; this is encoded by the coding sequence ATGGCATTACAAATTGGCGATAGAGCCCCGGATTTCGCTATTCCGGATCAGGATGGAATTGTTCATAAATTATCAGACTACCAAGGCCGAAAACTGGTTATTTATTTTTACCCGAAAGATGATACTCCGGGCTGCACGGCGCAAGCTTGCAACCTGCGCGACAATTATTATGATTTGCGGCTAAAAGGTTACGAAGTAATTGGCTTAAGCGTGGATAGTGAAAAGTCGCACCAGAAGTTTATTCAGAAGTTTGAACTACCTTTTACTTTACTTTCTGATACCGATAAAAAAATGGTAGAAGCGTATGGCGTTTGGCAGGAAAAAAGTATGTATGGCCGTAAATACATGGGAACCATGCGGTATACTTTTATTATCGACGAAAAAGGTATTATCCAGGATATTATCACGAAGGTAGATACCAAAGATCACGCAGCACAATTAGTAAAAAGTTAA